One stretch of Sediminispirochaeta bajacaliforniensis DSM 16054 DNA includes these proteins:
- a CDS encoding TPM domain-containing protein has product MAAVKRDRNIHLLLCIIFLLFASAAAFSQKLPDPVGTVNDFAGIIADSDKREIEQVAASVKQATGAEIAVATVQSYAPYGSIEEYSVALAQKWGIGAKKEDNGVLLILAMQERKLRIEVGYGLEGALPDGLVGEIMDTSMVPYFQKGDYGEGFVRAVNGIAGIIADEYGVSLSQVDMHESSRYDYGRENGGSSMAELFKVLFVLFIIFSGGGRFLWPLLFFGGGGHRHYRGGFGSGGFGSGGFGGGGGFSGFGGGSFGGGGASRGF; this is encoded by the coding sequence ATGGCAGCAGTAAAACGCGACCGGAATATTCATCTGCTTCTTTGTATCATCTTCCTTCTCTTTGCTTCGGCAGCTGCTTTTTCACAGAAGCTTCCCGATCCGGTGGGAACGGTAAACGACTTTGCCGGAATCATTGCCGATTCCGATAAACGGGAAATCGAACAGGTCGCCGCATCGGTCAAACAAGCAACTGGAGCAGAAATCGCCGTTGCAACGGTACAGTCATACGCTCCCTATGGATCCATCGAAGAGTATTCCGTTGCTTTGGCACAGAAATGGGGCATTGGGGCAAAGAAAGAAGATAACGGCGTTCTCCTTATCCTGGCCATGCAGGAACGAAAATTGAGAATCGAGGTCGGTTACGGCCTTGAAGGAGCTCTTCCCGACGGTCTTGTGGGGGAGATAATGGATACCTCCATGGTGCCCTATTTCCAGAAAGGGGACTACGGAGAAGGTTTTGTAAGAGCGGTCAACGGCATAGCGGGCATTATTGCCGACGAATACGGTGTAAGCCTTTCACAAGTTGATATGCACGAAAGCAGCCGCTACGATTACGGAAGGGAGAACGGCGGCAGTTCCATGGCGGAACTCTTCAAGGTACTTTTTGTCCTTTTTATCATTTTTAGCGGCGGCGGACGATTCCTCTGGCCGCTGCTGTTCTTTGGCGGCGGCGGGCATCGTCACTATAGGGGAGGCTTCGGAAGCGGAGGATTCGGTTCCGGAGGATTCGGAGGCGGAGGTGGTTTTTCCGGTTTCGGAGGCGGAAGCTTCGGAGGCGGAGGAGCCAGCCGAGGATTTTAA